From Drosophila virilis strain 15010-1051.87 chromosome X, Dvir_AGI_RSII-ME, whole genome shotgun sequence, the proteins below share one genomic window:
- the rdgA gene encoding eye-specific diacylglycerol kinase isoform X5, translating into MERLLHAVREEFQTEDEYVEEEADASSSSSRSSSISRSVALTSASNQPNELFAATPACTGAMGASAVGGAAAGTVRRFRRSSIGMQRKSAFRQRKLDSLGAWRRKRRTASSSNARRPIRIVPDWTENAVQGEHYWKPTSASGDLCCLNEECIKSGQRMKCSACQLIAHQNCIPIVNEKTQLACKPTYRDVGIRQYREQTTTHHHWVHRKLEKGKCKHCGKAVQSKLFGSKEIVALSCAWCHEIYHNKESCFNQAKIGEECRLGNYAPIIVPPSWIVKLPNKGNFKSSIRVSNKTSSAGGPASGGTGSGAGGKSKKNTQKRQKAKEEKKEPRAFIVKPIPSPDVIPVIVFINPKSGGNQGVKLLGKFQHLLNPRQVFDLTQGGPKMGLDMFRKAPNLRVLACGGDGTVGWVLSVLDQIHPPLMPVPAVGVLPLGTGNDLARSLGWGGGYTDEPIGKVLREIGMSQCVLMDRWSVKVTPNEDVTDDHVDRSKSNVPLNVINNYFSFGVDAHIALEFHEAREAHPERFNSRLRNKMYYGQMGGKDLILRQYRNLSQWVTLECDGQDYTSKLRDAGCHAVLFLNIPSYGGGTHPWNDSFGQTKPTIDDGLMEVVGLTTYQLPMLQAGMHGTCICQCRKARIITRRTIPMQVDGEACRVKPSIIEIELLNQALMLSKRKHGRGDVQVNPLEKMQLGILRVTMQQYEQYHYDKEMLRKLANKLGQIEIESQCDLEHVRSMLNAKFEESISYPKVSQDWCFIDSCTAEHYFRIDRAQEHLHYICDIAIDELYILDHEAATMPQTPDQERSFAAFSQRQAQNERRQLDQTQGRGTGTGTGTGTGTGTGTGTGSGSGTGNGTGTGTDEDLQIGNKPIKVIKWKSCKDRLFSFNEDVFGYGFSPILEQTSDAILLAAQSGDLNMLRALHEQGYSLQSVNKNGQTALHFACKYNHKDIVKYIISCATRRVINMADMERGQTALHIAAEQNRRDICVMLVAAGANLQARDAGGNTAMMVAFNKNANEIATYLESQERFMHLELQTRI; encoded by the exons ATGGAGCGTTTGCTGCATGCGGTGCGCGAGGAATTCCAAACAGAAGATGAGTACGTAGAGGAGGAAGCTGACgccagcagcagtagcagccgTAGCAGCAGTATCAGCAGAAGCGTCGCTTTGACGTCAGCGTCAAATCAGCCGAACGAGCTCTTTGCCGCAACGCCTGCATGCACTGGCGCAATGGGTGCAAGCGCGGTTGGAGGCGCCGCAGCGGGAACTGTGCGTCGCTTTCGACGCTCCTCGATTGGCATGCAACGCAAGTCGGCATTCCGCCAAAGGAAACTCGACTCGCTAGGGGCGTGGCGGCGCAAGAG ACGTACGGCCTCTTCGAGCAATGCCCGTAGGCCGATACGCATTGTGCCGGACTGGACAGAGAATGCGGTGCAGGGTGAACATTACTGGAAACCCACCTCGGCCTCGGGTGATCTCTGCTGTCTCAACGAGGAGTGCATT AAGAGCGGACAGCGCATGAAGTGCTCGGCTTGTCAGCTGATTGCACATCAGAATTGCATTCCAATAGTGAATGAAAAGACTCAGCTAGCGTGTAAGCCAACCTATCGAGATGTGGGCATCAGACAGTACCGGGAACAGACGACCACCCATCACCACTGGGTGCACCGCAAGCTTGAGAAGGGCAAGTGCAAGCATTGTGGCAAG GCGGTGCAGAGTAAACTCTTTGGATCGAAGGAAATTGTCGCTCTATCCTGTGCGTGGTGCCACGAGATTTACCATAATAAGGAGTCGTGCTTCAATCAGGCCAAGATTGGCGAGGAATGCCGCCTGG GCAACTATGCGCCCATCATTGTGCCACCGTCATGGATTGTCAAGCTACCAAATAAGGGCAACTTTAAGTCCTCGATACGTGTGAGCAACAAGACCAGTTCGGCCGGTGGTCCGGCTAGTGGTGGAACTGGTTCTGGTGCTGGTGGCAAGAGTAAGAAGAACACCCAGAAACGCCAGAAGGCCAAGGAGGAGAAAAAGGAGCCTCGAGCCTTCATTGTGAAGCCCATTCCATCGCCGGATGTAATACCGGTTATTGTCTTTATCAATCCAAAATCTGGTGGCAATCAGGGCGTCAAGCTATTGGGCAAGTTCCAGCATTTGCTCAATCCGCGCCAGGTATTCGATCTGACACAAGGTGGTCCCAAAATGGG TCTGGACATGTTCCGCAAGGCTCCGAATTTACGCGTGTTGGCCTGCGGCGGAGATGGCACCGTCGGTTGGGTGCTATCCGTACTGGATCAGATCCATCCACCGCTGATGCCGGTGCCGGCGGTGGGCGTCTTGCCACTGGGCACCGGCAATGATCTCGCCCGTTCGCTCGGCTGGGGCGGC GGCTATACTGATGAGCCTATTGGCAAGGTACTGCGTGAGATCGGCATGTCGCAGTGCGTCCTAATGGATCGCTGGAGTGTCAAGGTGACGCCCAACGAGGATGTGACCGATGATCATGTCGATCGCAGCAAGTCGAATGTGCCGCTGAACGTGATCAACAATTACTTCAGCTTTGGCGTGGATGCGCACATTGCGCTTGAATTCCATGAGGCACGCGAGGCTCATCCGGAACGCTTCAATTCACGGCTACGCAACAAGATGTACTACGGCCAGATGGGCGGCAAGGATCTGATTCTGCGCCAATATCGCAATCTCTCGCAGTGGGTGACCCTCGAGTGCGATGGCCAAGATTATACAAGCAAGCTACGCGATGCCGGCTGCCATGCTGTACTCTTTCTCAACATACCAAG CTATGGCGGCGGCACACATCCCTGGAACGACTCTTTTGGTCAGACTAAGCCCACCATTGATGACGGACTCATGGAGGTCGTGGGCCTGACCACCTATCAGCTACCTATGCTGCAGGCGGGCATGCACGGCACCTGCATCTGCCAGTGCCGCAAGGCCCGCATCATCACCAGACGTACCATTCCCATGCAGGTCGATGGCGAGGCCTGTCGCGTCAAGCCATCCATCATTGAGATCGAGCTGCTCAACCAGGCTCTTATGTTGTCCAAGCGCAAGCACGGACGCGGGGATGTTCA AGTCAATCCGCTGGAGAAGATGCAGCTGGGAATTTTAAGAGTAACCATGCAGCAATACGAGCAATACCACTACGACAAGGAAATGCTACGCAAGTTGGCCAACAAGCTGGGACAGATTGAGATTGAATCGCAGTGCGATTTGGAGCATGTGCGCAGCATGCTGAATGCCAAGTTCGAGGAGTCCATATCGTATCCTAAGGTCTCGCAGGACTGGTGCTTCATTGACT CGTGCACTGCTGAGCATTACTTTCGCATTGATCGGGCCCAGGAGCACTTGCATTACATCTGTGACATTGCCATTGACGAACTCTATATACTGGATCATGAAGCGGCTACCATGCCGCAGACACCGGATCAGGAACGCTCTTTTGCAGCATTTTCACAGCGCCAGGCGCAGAACGAACGGCGACAGCTGGATCAGACACAGGGACgcggcactggcactggcactggcactggaactggcactggcactggcactggcaccggctctggctctggcacCGGCAACGGTACCGGCACCGGCACGG atgAGGACTTGCAAATTGGCAACAAGCCCATTAAAGTGATCAAGTGGAAGAG CTGCAAAGATCGTTTATTCAGTTTTAACGAAGATGTTTTTGGTTATGGATTCAG CCCTATACTGGAGCAAACTTCCGATGCCATACTACTAGCGGCCCAGAGCGGCGATCTAAATATG TTACGTGCACTACATGAACAAGGATACTCATTACAATCAGTGAACAAGAACGGGCAGACGGCGCTGCACTTTGCGTGCAAATACAACCATAAGGACATTGTTAAATATATCATCTCATGTGCCACACGCCGGGTCATCAACATGGCGGACATGGAACG CGGTCAGACAGCTTTGCACATTGCCGCAGAGCAAAATCGCCGCGACATTTGCGTCATGTTGGTGGCAGCTGGCGCCAATTTACAGGCACGCGACGCCGGCGGCAATACGGCCATGATGGTGGCATTCAACAAGAATGCCAACGAAATAGCCACCTATTTGGAAA GTCAAGAACGTTTCATGCATTTGGAGCTGCAAACCAGAATTTAA
- the rdgA gene encoding eye-specific diacylglycerol kinase isoform X6: MCTRIIYFLMLHQCLLNLLTLFFYFYYRRTASSSNARRPIRIVPDWTENAVQGEHYWKPTSASGDLCCLNEECIKSGQRMKCSACQLIAHQNCIPIVNEKTQLACKPTYRDVGIRQYREQTTTHHHWVHRKLEKGKCKHCGKAVQSKLFGSKEIVALSCAWCHEIYHNKESCFNQAKIGEECRLGNYAPIIVPPSWIVKLPNKGNFKSSIRVSNKTSSAGGPASGGTGSGAGGKSKKNTQKRQKAKEEKKEPRAFIVKPIPSPDVIPVIVFINPKSGGNQGVKLLGKFQHLLNPRQVFDLTQGGPKMGLDMFRKAPNLRVLACGGDGTVGWVLSVLDQIHPPLMPVPAVGVLPLGTGNDLARSLGWGGGYTDEPIGKVLREIGMSQCVLMDRWSVKVTPNEDVTDDHVDRSKSNVPLNVINNYFSFGVDAHIALEFHEAREAHPERFNSRLRNKMYYGQMGGKDLILRQYRNLSQWVTLECDGQDYTSKLRDAGCHAVLFLNIPSYGGGTHPWNDSFGQTKPTIDDGLMEVVGLTTYQLPMLQAGMHGTCICQCRKARIITRRTIPMQVDGEACRVKPSIIEIELLNQALMLSKRKHGRGDVQVNPLEKMQLGILRVTMQQYEQYHYDKEMLRKLANKLGQIEIESQCDLEHVRSMLNAKFEESISYPKVSQDWCFIDSCTAEHYFRIDRAQEHLHYICDIAIDELYILDHEAATMPQTPDQERSFAAFSQRQAQNERRQLDQTQGRGTGTGTGTGTGTGTGTGTGSGSGTGNGTGTGTDEDLQIGNKPIKVIKWKSCKDRLFSFNEDVFGYGFSPILEQTSDAILLAAQSGDLNMLRALHEQGYSLQSVNKNGQTALHFACKYNHKDIVKYIISCATRRVINMADMERGQTALHIAAEQNRRDICVMLVAAGANLQARDAGGNTAMMVAFNKNANEIATYLESQERFMHLELQTRI, encoded by the exons ACGTACGGCCTCTTCGAGCAATGCCCGTAGGCCGATACGCATTGTGCCGGACTGGACAGAGAATGCGGTGCAGGGTGAACATTACTGGAAACCCACCTCGGCCTCGGGTGATCTCTGCTGTCTCAACGAGGAGTGCATT AAGAGCGGACAGCGCATGAAGTGCTCGGCTTGTCAGCTGATTGCACATCAGAATTGCATTCCAATAGTGAATGAAAAGACTCAGCTAGCGTGTAAGCCAACCTATCGAGATGTGGGCATCAGACAGTACCGGGAACAGACGACCACCCATCACCACTGGGTGCACCGCAAGCTTGAGAAGGGCAAGTGCAAGCATTGTGGCAAG GCGGTGCAGAGTAAACTCTTTGGATCGAAGGAAATTGTCGCTCTATCCTGTGCGTGGTGCCACGAGATTTACCATAATAAGGAGTCGTGCTTCAATCAGGCCAAGATTGGCGAGGAATGCCGCCTGG GCAACTATGCGCCCATCATTGTGCCACCGTCATGGATTGTCAAGCTACCAAATAAGGGCAACTTTAAGTCCTCGATACGTGTGAGCAACAAGACCAGTTCGGCCGGTGGTCCGGCTAGTGGTGGAACTGGTTCTGGTGCTGGTGGCAAGAGTAAGAAGAACACCCAGAAACGCCAGAAGGCCAAGGAGGAGAAAAAGGAGCCTCGAGCCTTCATTGTGAAGCCCATTCCATCGCCGGATGTAATACCGGTTATTGTCTTTATCAATCCAAAATCTGGTGGCAATCAGGGCGTCAAGCTATTGGGCAAGTTCCAGCATTTGCTCAATCCGCGCCAGGTATTCGATCTGACACAAGGTGGTCCCAAAATGGG TCTGGACATGTTCCGCAAGGCTCCGAATTTACGCGTGTTGGCCTGCGGCGGAGATGGCACCGTCGGTTGGGTGCTATCCGTACTGGATCAGATCCATCCACCGCTGATGCCGGTGCCGGCGGTGGGCGTCTTGCCACTGGGCACCGGCAATGATCTCGCCCGTTCGCTCGGCTGGGGCGGC GGCTATACTGATGAGCCTATTGGCAAGGTACTGCGTGAGATCGGCATGTCGCAGTGCGTCCTAATGGATCGCTGGAGTGTCAAGGTGACGCCCAACGAGGATGTGACCGATGATCATGTCGATCGCAGCAAGTCGAATGTGCCGCTGAACGTGATCAACAATTACTTCAGCTTTGGCGTGGATGCGCACATTGCGCTTGAATTCCATGAGGCACGCGAGGCTCATCCGGAACGCTTCAATTCACGGCTACGCAACAAGATGTACTACGGCCAGATGGGCGGCAAGGATCTGATTCTGCGCCAATATCGCAATCTCTCGCAGTGGGTGACCCTCGAGTGCGATGGCCAAGATTATACAAGCAAGCTACGCGATGCCGGCTGCCATGCTGTACTCTTTCTCAACATACCAAG CTATGGCGGCGGCACACATCCCTGGAACGACTCTTTTGGTCAGACTAAGCCCACCATTGATGACGGACTCATGGAGGTCGTGGGCCTGACCACCTATCAGCTACCTATGCTGCAGGCGGGCATGCACGGCACCTGCATCTGCCAGTGCCGCAAGGCCCGCATCATCACCAGACGTACCATTCCCATGCAGGTCGATGGCGAGGCCTGTCGCGTCAAGCCATCCATCATTGAGATCGAGCTGCTCAACCAGGCTCTTATGTTGTCCAAGCGCAAGCACGGACGCGGGGATGTTCA AGTCAATCCGCTGGAGAAGATGCAGCTGGGAATTTTAAGAGTAACCATGCAGCAATACGAGCAATACCACTACGACAAGGAAATGCTACGCAAGTTGGCCAACAAGCTGGGACAGATTGAGATTGAATCGCAGTGCGATTTGGAGCATGTGCGCAGCATGCTGAATGCCAAGTTCGAGGAGTCCATATCGTATCCTAAGGTCTCGCAGGACTGGTGCTTCATTGACT CGTGCACTGCTGAGCATTACTTTCGCATTGATCGGGCCCAGGAGCACTTGCATTACATCTGTGACATTGCCATTGACGAACTCTATATACTGGATCATGAAGCGGCTACCATGCCGCAGACACCGGATCAGGAACGCTCTTTTGCAGCATTTTCACAGCGCCAGGCGCAGAACGAACGGCGACAGCTGGATCAGACACAGGGACgcggcactggcactggcactggcactggaactggcactggcactggcactggcaccggctctggctctggcacCGGCAACGGTACCGGCACCGGCACGG atgAGGACTTGCAAATTGGCAACAAGCCCATTAAAGTGATCAAGTGGAAGAG CTGCAAAGATCGTTTATTCAGTTTTAACGAAGATGTTTTTGGTTATGGATTCAG CCCTATACTGGAGCAAACTTCCGATGCCATACTACTAGCGGCCCAGAGCGGCGATCTAAATATG TTACGTGCACTACATGAACAAGGATACTCATTACAATCAGTGAACAAGAACGGGCAGACGGCGCTGCACTTTGCGTGCAAATACAACCATAAGGACATTGTTAAATATATCATCTCATGTGCCACACGCCGGGTCATCAACATGGCGGACATGGAACG CGGTCAGACAGCTTTGCACATTGCCGCAGAGCAAAATCGCCGCGACATTTGCGTCATGTTGGTGGCAGCTGGCGCCAATTTACAGGCACGCGACGCCGGCGGCAATACGGCCATGATGGTGGCATTCAACAAGAATGCCAACGAAATAGCCACCTATTTGGAAA GTCAAGAACGTTTCATGCATTTGGAGCTGCAAACCAGAATTTAA